A window from Acidobacteriota bacterium encodes these proteins:
- a CDS encoding SDR family NAD(P)-dependent oxidoreductase, translated as MKRFPSRRVLITGAGSGLGRALALEFARRGWRVAVAEIDAGRAKETARRVRAAGGEALEIPCDVCRPEDLEAAARVVGDAWGGLDILVNNVGSVAAGRFEQIPLAEWDRILTVNLRSVIHGCRAFIPGFKAQGGGHIVNIASAAGFATYPEMAGYNASKAAVIALSETLRVELAPHRVGVTVVCPTYFRSNIMEGFTSTDARQRRMAEVLLRRARTTADAIARRVVRAVGRGRFRVITPLGGRAIWLCQRLFPGLYLRGLTAVYRSGYLEKTFRGRRRPPAADQRP; from the coding sequence ATGAAGCGGTTTCCCAGCCGGCGCGTCCTCATCACCGGCGCGGGCTCCGGGCTCGGCCGGGCCCTGGCCCTGGAGTTCGCCCGCCGGGGCTGGCGGGTCGCCGTGGCCGAGATCGACGCCGGGCGCGCGAAGGAGACGGCACGGCGGGTCCGGGCGGCCGGCGGCGAGGCGCTGGAGATCCCCTGCGACGTCTGCCGCCCCGAAGACCTGGAAGCGGCGGCGCGCGTCGTCGGCGACGCCTGGGGCGGACTCGACATCCTGGTGAACAACGTCGGCAGCGTGGCCGCCGGCCGCTTCGAGCAGATCCCCCTCGCGGAGTGGGACCGCATCCTGACCGTCAACCTCCGAAGCGTGATCCACGGCTGCCGCGCCTTCATCCCCGGCTTCAAGGCGCAGGGCGGCGGCCACATCGTCAACATCGCCTCCGCCGCCGGGTTCGCCACGTATCCCGAGATGGCCGGCTACAACGCGTCCAAGGCCGCGGTGATCGCCCTGTCCGAGACCCTGCGGGTGGAGCTGGCGCCCCACCGGGTGGGCGTGACGGTGGTCTGCCCCACCTACTTCCGGTCCAACATCATGGAGGGCTTCACTTCCACCGACGCGCGCCAGCGGCGGATGGCCGAGGTGCTGCTCCGGCGCGCCCGGACCACCGCCGACGCGATCGCCCGCCGCGTGGTCCGCGCCGTCGGCCGCGGACGGTTCCGCGTGATCACCCCGCTGGGCGGACGGGCGATCTGGCTGTGCCAGCGGCTGTTCCCCGGGTTGTACCTGCGGGGCCTGACCGCGGTGTACCGCAGCGGCTATCTGGAGAAGACATTCCGGGGACGGCGGCGTCCGCCGGCAGCGGATCAACGTCCCTGA